The following are encoded together in the Montipora capricornis isolate CH-2021 chromosome 5, ASM3666992v2, whole genome shotgun sequence genome:
- the LOC138049618 gene encoding suppressor of cytokine signaling 4-like codes for MAEGGGFPWSSRRRKSRRRESDRDSLENFSEDIERDLLRVVLSDSEDFVPQDVKSTTSVACSCDCDFQEDDQPSSNASCDTKNRPDLIDLDPEVRRREQIKRLRRLANKVTIKKKRTKPRMIPADEYCSYERDENGLGFYGRCLEEAKRAREKAEMKAKLRRDESRTSRRRRPLSMMSFRSRNNEDEVPAGRRRPYSLWGFISVPSDTSVEETGGAAENTGRNFSSSTSTRQLPEGNSPSPSKSMSYEEFHRQRREKARLKAAQHRFEYFLISDIVSITNCPWYWGKINRFQAEKILEGYPDGTFLLRDSAQYHYLFSVSFRRYYRTYHARIEQWKHKYSFDKPNDYSFYSTSVCQLLRHFARPDQCTYYQPLLLKPLQRRVPASLQDHCRAAICSRTTFQGVSQLPLPNPLKLFLREFHYKVPVKRTEEKATQTPVPRKRFSSFFHRD; via the exons ATGGCTGAAGGTGGTGGGTTTCCATGGTCTTCGCGCCGTCGAAAATCCCGTCGCCGAGAAAGTGATAGGGACAGCTTAGAAAACTTTAGCGAAGACATCGAAAGAGATCTTTTGCGAGTAGTTCTTAGTGATTCGGAAGACTTTGTACCACAAGATGTAAAAAGTACAACTTCAGTAGCTTGCAGTTGTGACTGCGACTTCCAGGAAGACGATCAGCCTAGTAGTAATGCTTCTTGCGACACGAAAAACCGCCCTGACCTAATCGATTTGGACCCTGAAGTACGTCGCCGAGAGCAAATTAAAAGACTGCGTCGCTTGGCAAACAAAGTTACTATTAAAAAAAAGCGAACCAAGCCGAGGATGATACCAGCCGATGAGTACTGTAGTTATGAACGAGATGAAAATGGCTTGGGATTCTATGGTCGATGTCTTGAAGAGGCAAAACGAGCACGAGAAAAGGCGGAAATGAAGGCGAAACTTCGGCGGGACGAATCAAGAACGTCACGAAGGCGAAGACCCCTTAGTATGATGAGTTTTAGATCCAGAAACAACGAGGACGAAGTGCCCGCTGGAAGGAGAAGGCCCTATTCGTTATGGGGCTTTATAAGCGTGCCATCAGACACAAGTGTGGAAGAAACGGGAGGTGCTGCGGAAAATACAGGAAGAAATTTTTCAAGCTCCACATCAACGCGTCAATTGCCCGAGGGAAATAGCCCAAGTCCTTCAAAATCTATGAGCTATGAGGAATTTCATCGACAGAGAAGGGAAAAAGCTCGTTTAAAAGCAGCTCAACATCGATTTGAATACTTTCTCATTAGCGACATCGTCTCTATAACGAACTGTCCGTGGTATTGGGGAAAAATCAACCGGTTTCAAGCCGAGAAG ATTCTTGAAGGCTATCCTGATGGAACCTTTCTGTTGCGCGACAGTGCCCAGTACCACTACCTCTTCTCAGTGAGTTTTCGCAGATATTATCGTACTTACCATGCAAGAATTGAGCAGTGGAAACACAAGTACAGCTTTGACAAACCAAATGATTATTCCTTCTATTCCACAAGTGTCTGCcagttattaaggcattttgcGCGGCCGGACCAGTGCACGTACTATCAACCTCTTTTGCTGAAGCCACTGCAGAGGAGAGTACCAGCATCACTGCAAGACCACTGCCGGGCAGCAATCTGTAGCCGAACAACATTTCAAGGGGTTAGTCAACTTCCTCTTCCAAACCCTTTGAAATTGTTCTTGAGGGAATTCCATTACAAAGTTCCTGTTAAGAGAACAGAGGAAAAGGCCACACAAACACCGGTACCAAGAAAAAGATTCAGTTCTTTTTTCCACAGAGACTAG